A section of the Balearica regulorum gibbericeps isolate bBalReg1 chromosome 6, bBalReg1.pri, whole genome shotgun sequence genome encodes:
- the GLI2 gene encoding zinc finger protein GLI2 isoform X4: MNFCPLNRTADLSRRPPPLSGSPVISDISLIRLSPHPAGPGESPFSPPHPYVAPHMEHYLRSVHGSPTLSVISAARGLSPADVAHEHLKERGLFGLPPPPPGANPADYYHQMTLMAGHPNPYGDLLMQSGGAASTAHLHDYLSPVDVSRFSSPRVTPRLSRKRALSISPLSDASIDLQTMIRTSPNSLVAYINNSRSSSAASGSYGHLSAGTISPAFSFPHPINPVTYQQILTQQRGLSSAFGHTPPLIQPSPTFPPRQHMAVISVNPPPAQISSNSNCISDSSQSKQNSESAVSSTVNPVINKRSKVKTEVEGLPPASPTTQEHLTDLKEDLDKDECKQEPEVIYETNCHWEGCTKEYDTQEQLVHHINNDHIHGEKKEFVCRWQDCTREQKPFKAQYMLVVHMRRHTGEKPHKCTFEGCSKAYSRLENLKTHLRSHTGEKPYVCEHEGCNKAFSNASDRAKHQNRTHSNEKPYVCKIPGCTKRYTDPSSLRKHVKTVHGPDAHVTKKQRNDVHPRPPPLKENGDNEASAKQSSKVSEESPEANSTTRSMEDCLQVKTIKTENSVMCQSSPGGQSSCSSEPSPLGSTNNNDSGVEMNMHSGGSLGDLTALDDNAPVVDSTVSSGNSTVSLQLRKHMTTMQRLEQLKKEKLKTVKDSCSWVSPAPQARNTKLPPISGNGSILENSGGSSATLPNPRIMELSVNEVTMLNQLNERRDSTTSTISSAYTVSRRSSGISPYFSSRRSSEASQLGHRPNNTSSADSYDPISTDASRRSSEASQCSGMPGLLNLTPAQHYRLKAKYAAATGGPPPTPLPNMERMTLKNRISLMDGPDPTLPSIRLPPGPRRCSDGNTYGYPSAATFPHEVPGNCTRRASDPVRRPAGDPQALPRVHRFNSTNSMNPFHPPHPTDRRNFGLQNYGRSDGSLPRHTYSPRPLSISENIAMEAMSGEAEAPVGDDDIMLPDDVVQYIKSQSNGMAAESTSMGYSNDMQGFQGSGKLQPPALPGQRRMAVAEASMSHLGPMMADCPMSFDASSDMNKNNMPVQWNEVSSGTVDIMSNQSKQQFSQGNLAVVQQKQNFGQYQNYNQQQMQLPENSMNVTQQSFMQRNVGMDGQRLNCMQLRQQPMSLGPGMNPDLGLHTGYNQPHHMLSPSAISGNPNQISPSCSNIAAKSGPHLHPQQMDMATDPSLMVGSNSERTMLGQVMHEPSQQNYSSQPTHLNFPMGQEAFHQPIMTSNQPSFEPQQSMMGSAAQAYPPGMVQPRPPPEPSPGSRPRGLRTVQQLGYMRTPHPTNTISPGQEAAEAAHKRTSDMLPAPAQQCADGTRENNLMYYYGQIHMYEQNSSFDNHADCRVRQQQCALNSKPAALPSPGANQVSSTVDSQGLEPPQIDFDAIMDDGDHSSLMSGTLSPSILQNLSQNSSRLTTPRNSLTLPTIPTGISNMAIGDMSSMLTTLAEESKFLNMMS, from the exons TGTCCCGGTTTTCAAGCCCGCGGGTGACTCCGAGATTAAGCCGAAAACGAGCCCTGTCTATCTCCCCGCTGTCTGACGCCAGCATTGACCTCCAGACAATGATCAGGACCTCCCCAAACTCTCTCGTGGCATATATCAACAACTCCAGAAGCAGTTCAGCTGCAAGTGGTTCCTACGGCCATTTATCTGCTGGGACAATCAG CCCGGCGTTCAGCTTCCCCCACCCCATTAACCCCGTGACGTACCAGCAGATCCTGACCCAGCAGAGAGGCCTGAGCTCAGCCTTTGGACACACTCCTCCCCTGATCCAGCCATCCCCGACCTTCCCCCCACGGCAGCACATGGCGGTCATCTCCGTCAACCCCCCGCCAGCACAGatcagcagcaacagcaactgCATCTCTGACTCCAGCCAG AGCAAGCAGAACAGCGAGTCGGCCGTGAGCAGCACAGTCAATCCAGTAATTAACAAGCGCAGCAAAGTCAAGACTGAAGTCGAGGGCTTGCCCCCAGCGTCCCCAACCACACAG GAGCATCTGACAGACCTGAAAGAAGATCTAGATAAGGATGAATGTAAACAGGAGCCTGAGGTTATTTATGAGACGAACTGTCACTGGGAAGGGTGCACAAAGGAATATGACACTCAAGAGCAGCTCGTCCAT CATATCAACAATGATCACATCCATGGGGAGAAGAAGGAGTTTGTCTGCCGCTGGCAGGACTGCACGCGGGAGCAGAAGCCCTTCAAGGCTCAGTACATGCTGGTGGTGCACATGCGAAGACACACCGGAGAGAAGCCACACAAGTGCACG tttgagGGTTGCTCCAAAGCCTATTCCCGCCTGGAGAACTTAAAGACACACCTGAGGTCCCACACTGGAGAAAAACCCTACGTCTGTGAACACGAAGGCTGCAATAAAGCCTTTTCCAATGCCTCGGACAGAGCCAAGCACCAGAACAGAACGCATTCCAATGAG AAACCCTACGTCTGTAAAATCCCTGGCTGCACGAAGCGGTACACAGACCCTAGTTCCCTCAGGAAACATGTCAAGACCGTGCACGGGCCTGATGCCCACGTCACGAAGAAGCAGCGCAACGATGTTCACCCGAGGCCACCGCCACTCAAGGAAAATGGGGACAATGAGGCAAGCGCCAAGCAGAGCAGCAAGGTTTCAGAGGAGAGCCCTGAGGCCAACAGCACCACGAGGAGCATGGAGGATTGCTTACAAGTCAAAACGATAAAAACGGAGAATTCTGTG aTGTGTCAGTCCAGCCCTGGTGGCCAGTCGTCATGCAGCAGTGAGCCGTCACCCCTTGGCAGCACCAACAACAATGACAGTGGAGTAGAAATGAACATGCACAGTGGGGGAAGTCTGGGAGATCTGACAGCGTTGGATGACAACGCTCCTGTTGTGGACTCAACGGTCTCATCTGGTAATTCGACAGTCAGCCTGCAGCTAAGGAAACACATGACGACGATGCAACGACTTGAACAGCTCAAGAAAGAGAAACTCAAGACAGTTAAAGATTCCTGCTCATGGGTGAGCCCAGCCCCACAAGCCAGAAACACCAAGCTGCCTCCCATCTCAGGAAACG GCTCTATTCTAGAAAATAGTGGTGGTTCTTCTGCTACGCTGCCTAATCCCAGAATAATGGAGCTGTCTGTCAATGAGGTTACGATGCTGAACCAACTCAACGAGCGCCGTGATAGTACAACAAGCACCATCAGCTCCGCCTACACCGTCAGCCGCAGATCATCAGGGATCTCCCCGTACTTCTCCAGCCGCCGTTCCAGTGAGGCTTCGCAGCTCGGGCACCGTCCCAATAACACAAGCTCTGCCGACTCCTATGACCCAATTTCAACGGATGCCTCCCGTCGGTCGAGCGAGGCAAGCCAGTGCAGCGGGATGCCGGGTCTGCTGAACCTCACACCAGCTCAGCACTACAGGCTGAAAGCCAAGTATGCTGCTGCCACGGGGGGCCCCCCTCCGACTCCCCTGCCGAATATGGAAAGGATGACCCTGAAGAACAGGATATCACTTATGGATGGACCAGACCCCACCTTGCCCTCCATCCGACTCCCACCGGGCCCCAGGCGTTGCAGTGATGGTAACACCTATGGCTACCCATCAGCTGCAACGTTTCCCCATGAGGTGCCGGGCAACTGCACGAGGCGGGCGAGTGACCCGGTGAGGAGACCTGCCGGCGACCCCCAGGCCCTCCCACGAGTTCACCGCTTCAACAGCACCAACAGCATGAACCCCTTCCATCCTCCACACCCCACAGACAGGAGGAATTTCGGCCTTCAGAATTATGGGCGCTCAGACGGAAGCCTCCCCCGGCACACCTACTCACCCCGGCCGCTAAGCATCAGTGAAAACATCGCCATGGAAGCCATGTCTGGGGAGGCAGAGGCACCCGTTGGAGACGATGACATTATGCTGCCAGACGACGTGGTGCAGTACATCAAATCCCAGAGCAACGGGATGGCGGCTGAGAGCACTTCTATGGGGTACAGCAACGACATGCAGGGTTTCCAGGGAAGCGGGAAGCTGCAGCCTCCAGCCTTGCCCGGCCAGCGTAGGATGGCAGTGGCTGAGGCAAGTATGAGCCACTTGGGACCCATGATGGCAGACTGTCCCATGAGCTTTGATGCTTCCTCagacatgaataaaaataacatgcCTGTCCAGTGGAATGAAGTCAGCTCGGGTACGGTTGATATAATGTCCAATCAGTCAAAGCAGCAGTTTTCGCAAGGGAATTTAGCGGTGGTCCAGCAGAAGCAGAACTTTGGTCAGTACCAGAACTACAACCAGCAGCAGATGCAACTGCCAGAGAACAGCATGAACGTAACACAGCAGAGCTTTATGCAAAGAAATGTGGGCATGGATGGGCAGAGGCTAAACTGTATGCAGCTGCGGCAGCAGCCGATGAGCCTAGGCCCCGGTATGAACCCTGATCTGGGCTTGCACACAGGGTATAATCAACCTCATCACATGCTGAGCCCCAGTGCAATCAGTGGCAACCCAAATCAGATCTCTCCTTCTTGTAGCAACATAGCAGCAAAGTCTGGACCGCACCTTCACCCTCAGCAAATGGACATGGCAACCGACCCTTCTTTAATGGTCGGCAGCAACAGTGAGCGCACTATGCTGGGCCAGGTCATGCACGAACCAAGTCAGCAGAACTATTCATCTCAGCCGACCCACCTGAACTTCCCCATGGGTCAGGAGGCCTTTCATCAGCCCATCATGACCTCCAACCAGCCCAGCTTTGAGCCTCAACAGAGCATGATGGGCTCAGCCGCGCAGGCATATCCACCTGGCATGGTCCAGCCTCGTCCTCCACCCGAGCCAAGCCCAGGCAGCAGACCCCGAGGCCTCCGCACCGTCCAGCAGCTGGGCTACATGAGAACTCCTCACCCTACAAACACCATCAGCCCGGGCCAGGAGGCGGCAGAGGCCGCGCATAAAAGAACCAGCGACATGTTGCCGGCACCAGCCCAGCAGTGTGCGGATGGCACgagggaaaataatttgatgtaCTATTACGGTCAAATCCACATGTACGAACAGAACAGCAGCTTTGATAACCACGCGGACTGCCGGGTCAGACAGCAGCAGTGTGCGCTGAACAGCAAGCCGGCCGCTCTGCCTTCCCCGGGTGCGAACCAGGTGTCCAGCACGGTGGACTCGCAAGGTCTTGAGCCGCCGCAGATAGATTTTGATGCAATCATGGATGATGGGGACCATTCAAGCCTGATGTCAGGAACCCTGAGCCCCAGCATTCTGCAGAACCTCTCCCAGAACTCCTCTCGCCTGACGACTCCACGAAACTCTCTGACACTGCCCACCATACCCACGGGAATAAGCAATATGGCAATAGGCGATATGAGCTCCATGCTAACCACACTGGCGGAAGAGAGTAAATTTCTAAACATGATGTCATAA